Sequence from the Balearica regulorum gibbericeps isolate bBalReg1 chromosome 15, bBalReg1.pri, whole genome shotgun sequence genome:
GGCCTTAAATGGCAACAATCAAAcaagcaggaagaaagcagcaacctattcatcttcctttgtgggtcatctttaaaacacattttctatgAACAAAATTCCCGAAGCATACACGTAACTGGAAATACCAGCACTCTGGTCCTGTCTGTACTTGAGATTTGGGATGAGGAGCTAATAGTAAGAGTGCTGAGCCAGCGGCTCCCCTTGGACGTTGCTGTGTGCGATGGCTGCACTCAGAGCAGCCCTGGATGACTTCTGCATGGCCCTTGTGCATCACTGAAGCAAAGGATCGCACCTCACACCCACAGCCAAAGTTAGAATATTTAGCCTGGTTAGAGCCCAGACTGATAATCGTTGCACAAATGATCAGCGAACCTGAAGCTGATGGGTTTATATTTAGGGTTTTGTGGGAGGAAGGGAGTGGTATCTGCAGCCCCCTTGTTTGGTGCTCATGGGTCTCCTGTCTCTCACATCCATGTCCCGCAGCATGAACTGGGAGACGCTCGCCCTCCCAAGcgctctgctgcctccctggaaAACTGGGGTGCTAATCCAGCGAGCGGCCCAGGGCTGCAGAACAGCCCGGCGGGGGTGTCCCGCCAACCTGGCGGGGCTGAGTCACTGCTGCGCCCCATGGCTCTTTTTGGCAGGGTGGATTTACATTTTCAAGGCCGACTCAGGGCTCAGTGTGAGTCAGCTGCCGGAGTGGCTGAGAGCccctggctgggagctgccgaGGGCGGAGGAGGCTGAGCGGATGCTCGCCTGGCTCCTGCTGTCCCTGACGCCTCAGCACTGGTCGCCTTGGGGGCAGAGGCGATGAAGCCAGGCTGCTTCCCGCTGAACAACTCGGATTTCGCCTCCGCGGAGAGCTGCTGCCCCTCAAGATGAAGGGGCTCTCAGAGACAGCCGGACTGCGAGGGGACGGCTCATATGCGGCCCAACATGGACCCGCCACTCCCATCATGGCGGCGCCGCTCTCAAGATGGCGCCGAACAACGGCTGGCGCCGGACGACGGGCCACGCTCAAGATGGAGGCGCGGGACGGccgagggggcggcgggggtgTGGCGAGCCGCGGAAGTGGGGTCATGGCAGCGCCGGAAGAACCGtgcggcggccgggccggcgAGGAGCCAGGCTGGGACGCGGCCGGTTTGAGCGGTGCCTGGGGGAGGTggcggcggtggcggtggcggtggcggtggGACCGCACGGCCGCCGCCATGTTGCGCAGTGGAGAGGtgagccggggcggggggggggcgcttTTCTCGCCCTCCACCCCGGCCTCTCGGAGGGCCGTTAACCGGGGCTGTAGCGGGGCTTGTCCTCCGCCGTCGTCTCTCTGGACTGGGGTTGGGGTGAGCTGGGCCCCTCAGGGATGGGGGTCAGGCGAGAGGGGCTAGAGCCGGCCCCGGGGGCGGTGAGGGGGCTCAAATGGCAGCGGCGAGGCCGGGAGGTGCCGGCGGCCCCTCTCCCCGTGGGGCTCGGCCCGGGCTGCCCCGCGGCGCGGGGAGGCCCCGGGAGCCGTTTCCTGAGGCGGGCCCGCCGCCGTCTAACGGCTGGGTACGGGCGCCGAAATTGCTTCTCTTTGGGGTGCCTCTGGGAGAGTTTTACAGGGGCTGTGAGGTGGGACCGGCTCCCCCCATCCCTTTAGGGAGTACCATGACATTAATGCCAGTTTGAGCTTTATTAAAGGTGGTGCTAAAGTCCCAGCCGTCCCCTGAAACTGGCATCGTGGTggtggggtgggctgggggccGTGTCAGGTCCCTGCACCACACAAAGCTCTGTGCACCCTGTCACCTTCTCATCAGGTGGtctgggtgggtttggggtgcgATTGCTGGGGTGCCTCTTGTCACGCTGGTGTCAAGGGAAGGGAGCGTGGGGTGGAGGAGCAAAGGGGTTCTCGTGTCCCCTTTGGAGCCCAGCTGTTGGACCTGTGGTTTCACATGGTTCAGGTGTAAGCATGTTGCAGAAGAGCTAGGGGTGACCTGATGCTGGACTgcagttttgtttgtgtgtgtgtgtgtatatatatatatatatatatatgcatgcttATATAACTCTTAATGTTATCAAAATGGATGGCACTTAGAGGAACGCTGTAGAAAGAGTCTGCTGCGTTATGTTTAGAAAGAATCAGAGATGGTCACTTTTCCAATTGCAAAGTGGCAAAAGTGGAATGAATgtaaatgggtttttttctcattttaaagtaGCCAACAGTGAAAGAGTGAAGGCACTGTGGCTTTGTGTGAAGCTTTGCACTACCTCCATGTTGTCTTCTAAGGGAGagcttttggtttctttatGCAGATGGAAGTACTTAAAGATTcaagcatttctgtttggtCTCACTTTATAAATCCTTATGAGACTCAGGGTATCTGTTTTCTCACAAGCTTTGCTAAAGTTTCTGAGCTagtaggttttcttttttcttttttatttttttttcttccccccaggAGATCGTAAGTAGGGAGAGCGAGGAGGAAAGTAATGGCGTCAACTTGATGGAGTTCTCAGATGAGATCCTCTTGCACATCCTCAGCTACGTCCCTTGCACAGACCTTGTCCTGAATGTCAGGAGAACTTGCAGGAAACTTGCAACGCTTTGCCTTGACAAGAGTCTGACACACACAGTTTTACTTCAGAAAGACTATAAGGTGGGGAGAGTAGCTTGCTTCTTCTGTTAGCTATGAAGACAAATCTGACTTCTGAAAAAATGCCAAGAAGTAGAACTTTCCAATGTGTCTGCATAAATGAACTGCTCTTGAACTCTGAAATCAAATAAACAATAAACtgttttataaaagcatttgttttccagaatgCTTTGTTAGAACAGCTCTGTGCTCCCTTAGTTATATAAAATACTGTCAGTGAAAACTATCTTCTCTGGATTTCTGGAAGctaaaatgaaagtaaatgtGACTTTCCCTGTGTAGCTGTGGTTGTGTAAAGTTACCGttttctcaaaatacattttccatgttGTGCAAAAAAATCTCATGCATATTGCTGTCAGGCATGCAGTCAGCTAAGCCAGAAACTGTATATGtgttagaacaaaaataaagcttggGAATGAAGGGTGATACGTTTTATGAGGACTGTATCATGAAGTGCAGGCAAGGGGAAGCCTCTCTTACTCATTTCCAAAAGAGGAAACTGGGCAAAGGAGAATGGAAACATTCTTCTTTCAATTTGAGTTTCTGTAGATAGCTAGTTCTGCCAAAACAGCTTTGCTGTTAGAAAATGGAGATGGCCCTCCATTCCACTGCCAGTTGCTGAACAGATTTGGCCTTGCAGTCAGTAATGCAGGACTGCACAGACTAAGAAGCTAAAGGAAGTGTAATCTTAAGAGTCCAAAGCATGGCAGACTAAGCCAGCTACCAGCAGTATAATAATTCTTAAGACTGTGCTAGCATACCAAAACCTTTGGATGAGCCACATAATCTAGGTGCTAACCACTCTTATCCCCATCTTCAGATGGGAAACTGAGTCAGTACACACCATTGCTGTATATCTCATtgaatgtggttttgtttgagtACAGGTAAACAAAGACAAAGTGAAGCAACTGATGAGGGATATCGGAAAAGAGATTTACCAGCTGAACATGGCTGGGTGCTATTGGCTGCCCAGCTCCACTATTGATCACGTAACACGATGCAAGAACCTGGTAAAACTGAACTTGTCTGGGTGCCACGTCACCTCTCTCCGTCTCTCAAAGATGCTGTCCACGCTCCAGCACCTGCGCTCCCTGGCAATAGATGTAAATCCGGGTTTCGATGCCAGTCAGCTAAGCAGTGAGTGTAAAGCCACTCTTAGCCGTGTCTCGGAACTGAAGCAAACCCTTTACACGCCGTCATATGGTGTTGTTCCGTGCTGCACTAGCCTTGAGaaactgctgctttattttgagATCCTTGATCGCTCACGAGAAGGTTTTATGCTCTCTGGGCAGCTAATGGTAGGTGAGAGCAATGTGCCCCATTACCAGAACCTCCGCATCTTCTATGCCAGGCTGGCTCCTGGCTACGTTAATCAGGAGGTGGTGAGGCTGTACTTGGCGGTGCTAAGTGATCGGACACCTGAGAACCTTCACGCCTTCCTTATTTCTGCCCCCGGTAGCTTTGCAGAGACGGGAGCCACTAAAAACCTCCTGGACTCTATGGCTCGAAATGTACGTCTGGATGCTTTACAACTGCC
This genomic interval carries:
- the FBXL18 gene encoding F-box/LRR-repeat protein 18 isoform X2 → MKGLSETAGLRGDGSYAAQHGPATPIMAAPLSRWRRTTAGAGRRATLKMEARDGRGGGGGVASRGSGVMAAPEEPCGGRAGEEPGWDAAGLSGAWGRWRRWRWRWRWDRTAAAMLRSGEEIVSRESEEESNGVNLMEFSDEILLHILSYVPCTDLVLNVRRTCRKLATLCLDKSLTHTVLLQKDYKVNKDKVKQLMRDIGKEIYQLNMAGCYWLPSSTIDHVTRCKNLVKLNLSGCHVTSLRLSKMLSTLQHLRSLAIDVNPGFDASQLSSECKATLSRVSELKQTLYTPSYGVVPCCTSLEKLLLYFEILDRSREGFMLSGQLMVGESNVPHYQNLRIFYARLAPGYVNQEVVRLYLAVLSDRTPENLHAFLISAPGSFAETGATKNLLDSMARNVRLDALQLPKAWINGSGLLQHLKFKNPFYFSFSRCTLSGGHLIQRVINGGKDLKSLTSLNLSGCVHCLAPESLFRKAEDDIDSSILESLVVSCCNLRHLNLSAAHHHSSESIGNHLCQLLSRLKHLLSLALPVCSITDVAANVEKPPVASNLVPQTLGRKVRIGIQTYPRNLADQANQKIESSVFWALMGSLRFLETLEIIGSSFSSAMPRNEPAIRNSLPPCVRAQSVGDSEVAAISQLTYLQSLTLAQLPNILTGSGLINIGLQCQHLRTLSLANLGMMGKMVYMSALMDMLKHCRCLRDLRLEQPYFCAGAQFFQALSHCSSLQRLCIVSRSGTLQSDAVMSFMANCLEVIMCHMFMGESLTVCKNLQQSIVRRFPWKSQGEIHSSVSNTALSFPYK